A genomic region of Arachis stenosperma cultivar V10309 chromosome 9, arast.V10309.gnm1.PFL2, whole genome shotgun sequence contains the following coding sequences:
- the LOC130949685 gene encoding uncharacterized protein LOC130949685 produces the protein MAILVEAVSNMASSQLSNQRTLIDECGEATEELSEEVSLELQDEEDELKQGLPQGEEDETIEPEEVGKEEDTSPPIPLVSNEEGIELEGSHQEEEVEQEASSTIEDDSTPTNESFGIDESPSLCYEINDKEDRAQPPTHDLSNEG, from the exons ATGGCTATCCTAGTGGAAGCCGTTAGCAACATGGCCTCCTCCCAACTAAGCAATCAAAGAACTCTCATTGATGAATGTGGAGAAGCAACCGAGGAGCTTAGTGAAGAAGTGAGTTTAGAGCTTCAAGATGAAGAAGATGAGTTGAAGCAAGGATTGCCACAAGGGGAGGAAGATGAGACAATTGAGccagaagaagtg GGTAAGGAAGAAGATACCtcacctcccatacccttggtaagcaatgaagaaggGATTGAATTGGAAGGAAGCCACCAAGAGGAGGAGGTTGAGCAAGAAGCAAGCTCCACCATTGAAGATGATTCCACACCAACTAATGAGTCTTTTGGAATTGATGAATCTCCCTCATTGTGTTATGAAATTAATGACAAGGAGGACCGTGCACAACCTCCAACACATGATTTAAGCAATGaagggtga